A DNA window from Arachis hypogaea cultivar Tifrunner chromosome 18, arahy.Tifrunner.gnm2.J5K5, whole genome shotgun sequence contains the following coding sequences:
- the LOC112773148 gene encoding gibberellin-regulated protein 6 isoform X2 encodes MAMAKAKLVSLLLLALLIAISAISAQVMAKEAAQYHLDSGSYGPGSLKSYQCPSQCARRCGQTQYHKPCMFFCQKCCAKCLCVPPGYYGNKAVCPCYNNWKTKRGGPKCP; translated from the exons ATGGCCATGGCCAAGGCTAAGCTTGTCTCTCTTCTGCTTCTGGCACTACTCATTGCCATTTCCGCGATCTCAGCTCAG GTTATGGCAAAAGAGGCTGCTCAGTATCACTTGGACAGT GGTAGTTATGGTCCCGGAAGTCTGAAGAGCTACC AGTGCCCATCTCAATGTGCTAGAAGATGTGGGCAGACACAGTACCACAAGCCATGCATGTTCTTCTGCCAAAAATGTTGTGCTAAGTGCCTTTGTGTTCCTCCTGGCTACTATGGCAACAAGGCTGTCTGCCCCTGCTACAACAACTGGAAGACCAAGCGTGGAGGACCCAAGTGCCCTTGA
- the LOC112773148 gene encoding gibberellin-regulated protein 6 isoform X1 translates to MAMAKAKLVSLLLLALLIAISAISAQQVMAKEAAQYHLDSGSYGPGSLKSYQCPSQCARRCGQTQYHKPCMFFCQKCCAKCLCVPPGYYGNKAVCPCYNNWKTKRGGPKCP, encoded by the exons ATGGCCATGGCCAAGGCTAAGCTTGTCTCTCTTCTGCTTCTGGCACTACTCATTGCCATTTCCGCGATCTCAGCTCAG CAGGTTATGGCAAAAGAGGCTGCTCAGTATCACTTGGACAGT GGTAGTTATGGTCCCGGAAGTCTGAAGAGCTACC AGTGCCCATCTCAATGTGCTAGAAGATGTGGGCAGACACAGTACCACAAGCCATGCATGTTCTTCTGCCAAAAATGTTGTGCTAAGTGCCTTTGTGTTCCTCCTGGCTACTATGGCAACAAGGCTGTCTGCCCCTGCTACAACAACTGGAAGACCAAGCGTGGAGGACCCAAGTGCCCTTGA